From the Solanum lycopersicum chromosome 10, SLM_r2.1 genome, one window contains:
- the LOC138338835 gene encoding uncharacterized protein yields MRYHLQDYRGSEREPKNGKELFNYRHASLRNVIERTFDAWKSRFRILRQGMNNYECDMQVKIVIACAALHNFLREHQSSNEIFNEYENDDMVVDESDELLAQGNNIASSSRSSDSEMQARREEIVHKM; encoded by the coding sequence ATGCGCTATCATTTACAGGACTACCGAGGAAGTGAAAGAGAGCCTAAGAATGGAAAAGAGTTATTTAACTATAGACATGCTTCTCTGCGCAATGTAATTGAAAGAACTTTTGATGCGTGGAAAAGTAGATTCAGAATACTAAGACAAGGCATGAACAACTATGAATGTGACATGCAAGTGAAAATAGTAATTGCTTGCGCTgcattgcataattttttacgtgaacaccaaagtagtaatgaaatattcaatgaatatgaaaatgatgatatggttgttgatgaaagtGACGAACTATTGGCTCAGGGTAACAACATCGCTTCATCTTCTCGATCATCTGATTCGGAAATGCAAGCTCGTCGAGAAGAGATTGTTCATAAAATGTGa
- the LOC138338836 gene encoding uncharacterized protein, with amino-acid sequence MDAITLRYLINFIVHEQLEMHLMDVVTTYLYGSLDNEIYMKIPEGFAIPKSCNSKSREMYSIKLQRSLYGLKQSGRMWYNRLKKMLKRFCMDEAHPSSTPMVVRSLDVNKDPFRPQEKDEEILGSEVPYLSAVDALMYLSNTTRPDIPFVVNLLASSNLIDYADAGYLFDPHKARSQTSYVFICGGTAYLGDLQSSPS; translated from the exons ATGGATGCAATAACATTGCGTTATCTCATTAATTTCATAGTCCATGAGCAACTTGAAATGCATTTGATGGATGTGGTTACAACCTACCTTTATGGATCACttgataatgagatatacatgaaaattcctGAAGGATTTGCGATACCTAAATCATGTAATTCAAAATCTCGAGAaatgtattcaattaaattgcaaagatcattatatggtttgaagcaaTCTGGGCGCATGTGGTATAACCGTCTTA aaaaaatgttaaaaagatTCTGTATGGATGAAGCTCATCCATCAAGTACTCCTATGGTTGTTCGTTCACTTGATGTGAATAAGGATCCATTCCGACCTCAAGAAAAGGATGAAGAAATTCTTGGTTCTGAAGTACCATATCTTAGTGCAGTTGATGCACTAATGTATCTTTCTAATACTACAAGGCCTGATATACCTTTTGTTGTTAACTTGTTAGCAAG CTCAAATCTTATTGATTATGCTGATGCAGGATATTTATTTGATCCACACAAAGCTCGATCCCAAACAagctatgtgtttatatgtgggGGGACTGCATATCTTGGAGATCTACAAAGCAGTCCATCGTAG
- the LOC101266465 gene encoding uncharacterized protein, with protein MDFLRFSLHFIDCLAWPVVALGYPICASIRAIETGSKYHMRKLVIYWTIFSFFSLFQHLFDKLIQWVPLWPYIKLITICWLVIPRFNGACYLYEVLVRPCLLVKWHDSISQFNSSCYVYLRLLCLCLSVNLRTVADWFNKPMEDRSLKNETFLSVVERYLEENGSDALEKLIANKYKDYSSKHHAEEIKPTDTSDEAGRITPNQTQCEGSGPVWEDITVMEHMAKHEAAEPKQVKSVKENPIIIEQKMTGLQVKELVVPADAEEIKLPEVISPNRVQTEWTCALCQMTTTSEQNMKSHLNGRKHKSKYEALKICEQTPKSNGSLPVPTKSNQLNLEQVKHAAAAQPFHSTNEAAEPKEVKSVKEHPIQIEKKTTGVQTKDTAFPAEAKEIKLPEIDSVKNVKTEWTCAVCQVTTTSKGDLKCHLLGTRHRIKCEELKRTTKTERNPPSTSNMPELKQEQVKHALAAQYKNSTNKKLKENVQLGATTGQHQRQTQVKNAGGATHNSKLWCSFCDIRCPDEIAMAAHLNGKKHLAKLQERMSLTTGTWALNYANMQFYQGI; from the exons ATGGATTTTCTCAGATTTTCCCTTCACTTCATCGATTGCTTAGCCTG GCCGGTAGTTGCTCTGGGCTATCCGAT ATGTGCATCAATACGAGCAATTGAAACTGGTTCCAAGTATCACATGAGGAAGCTCGTCATATATTGGAccatattttcctttttttctctcttccaACACCTATTTGACAAACTTATCCAATG GGTTCCTCTGTGgccatatataaaattaattaccaTATGTTGGTTGGTGATACCGCGGTTTAATGGGGCATGTTATCTTTATGAAGTTCTTGTTCGTCCATGTTTACTCGTTAAATGGCACGATAGTATCAGTCAGTTTAATAGTTCTTGTTATGTTTATCTACGCCTTTTATGTTTGTGCTTGTCTGTCAACCTTCGAACTGTTGCCGACTGGTTTAACAAGCCAATGGAGGATCGATCTCTCAAGAATGAAACATTTCTGTCTGTGGTAGAGAGGTATCTCGAAGAAAATGGATCGGATGCTCTGGAGAAACTTATTGCAAACAAG TATAAGGATTATAGTTCGAAACATCATGCAGAAGAGATCAAGCCTACTGATACTAGTGATGAAGCAGGAAGGATTACCCCCAACCAG ACACAATGTGAAGGGAGTGGTCCTGTTTGGGAAGATATCACAGTGATGGAGCATATGGCAAAACATGAAGCAGCTGAGCCTAAACAG GTTAAGAGTGTGAAGGAAAATCCAATTATAATTGAGCAGAAAATGACAGGACTGCAGGTCAAGGAATTGGTAGTTCCAGCAGATGCTGAAGAGATCAAACTTCCAGAGGTAATTTCTCCAAATAGAGTTCAGACAGAGTGGACTTGTGCATTATGCCAAATGACAACCACCTCAGAGCAAAACATGAAGTCCCATCTTAACGGAAGGAAACATAAATCCAAGTATGAGGCGCTGAAAATTTGCGAACAAACTCCCAAAAGCAATGGAAGTTTACCAGTTCCAACAAAGTCAAATCAGCTTAATCTGGAGCAAGTAAAACATGCAGCTGCAGCACAACCATTTCACAGTACTAATGAAGCAGCTGAGCCTAAAgag GTTAAAAGTGTGAAGGAACATCCAATTCAGATTGAGAAGAAAACAACAGGTGTGCAGACCAAGGATACAGCATTTCCAGCAGAGGCCAAGGAGATTAAACTCCCAGAAATCGATTCTGTAAAGAATGTTAAGACAGAGTGGACTTGTGCAGTATGTCAAGTGACAACTACCTCAAAGGGTGACTTGAAGTGCCATCTTCTAGGGACGAGACATAGGATAAAGTGTGAAGAGCTGAAGAGAACGACCAAAACTGAAAGAAACCCACCTTCTACTTCAAATATGCCAGAGCTTAAGCAGGAGCAAGTTAAACATGCACTTGCAGCACAATACAAGAACAGCACTAACAAAAAACTGAAAGAAAATGTCCAACTAGGAGCTACTACTGGGCAACATCAAAGGCAGACACAAGTGAAGAATGCTGGTGGTGCTACTCATAATTCTAAGCTGTGGTGTAGTTTTTGTGACATTAGGTGCCCTGATGAGATTGCTATGGCTGCACATCTTAACGGTAAGAAGCACTTGGCAAAACTTCAAGAAAGAATGAGTTTAACTACTGGCACATGGGCTTTGAATTATGCAAATATGCAATTTTACCAGGGTATTTGA